From Pseudorca crassidens isolate mPseCra1 chromosome 15, mPseCra1.hap1, whole genome shotgun sequence, one genomic window encodes:
- the CPXM1 gene encoding probable carboxypeptidase X1, with protein sequence MWGLLLALATFAPAVGLSLGASGASVLGLASPATTEAPVSTPAPRSSQAELSAGNKNGTSEQHVRIRVIKKKKIIMKKRKKLTPPRPPVTARASVTTSPARTLDLPEKQEPDCPPLGLESLRVSDNQLDASSSQSFGLGPHRGRLNIQSGLEDGDLFDGAWCAEQQDAEPWLQVDARHPTRFSGIITQGRNSIWRYDWVTSYKVQFSNDSLTWWGSKNRSSGMDAVFPANSDPETPVLNLLPEPQVARFIRLLPQTWLQGGASCLRAEILACPVSDPNGLFPEVPVLGSSDTLDFRHHDYKAMRKLMKQVNEQCPNITRVYSIGKSHQGLKLYVMEMSDQPGEHELGEPEVRYVAGMHGNEALGRELLLLLMQFLCREFLRGDPRVTRLLTETRIHLLPSMNPDGYETAFRRGSELVGWAEGRWNHQGIDLNHNFADLNTPLWEAEDDGLVPDTVPNHHLPLPTYYTLPNATVAPETWAVIKWMERIPFVLSANLHGGELVVSYPFDMTRTPWAARELTPTPDEAVFRWLSTVYAGTNWAMQDPDRRPCHSQDFSSYGNIINGADWHTVPGSMNDFSYLHTNCFEVTVELSCDKFPHENELRQEWENNKDALLTYLEQVRMGIAGVVRDKDTEIGIADAVIAVDGINHDVTTAWGGDYWRLLTPGDYVVTASAEGYHAATRNCRVTFEEGPVPCNFHLTKTPKQRLRELLAAGAKVPPDLRRRLERLRGQN encoded by the exons GGACCTCAGAACAGCATGTCCGGATTCGagtcatcaagaagaaaaagatcaTCATGAAGAAGCGAAAGAAGCTAACTCCCCCCAGACCCCCGGTGACTGCCAGGGCTTCAGTGACCACCAGCCCCGCAAGGACCCTTGACCTCCCCGAGAAGCAAGAACCAG ACTGTCCCCCTTTGGGCCTGGAGTCCCTGCGAGTTTCAGATAACCAGCTTGATGCATCTAGCAGCCAGTCCTTTGGTCTTGGACCGCACCGAGGACGGCTCAACATCCAG TCAGGCCTCGAGGATGGTGACCTTTTTGATGGTGCCTGGTGTGCCGAGCAGCAGGATGCCGAGCCCTGGCTTCAGGTGGATGCTAGGCACCCCACCCGCTTCTCAGGCATTATCACACAGGGCAGGAACTCCATCTGGAG GTATGACTGGGTCACATCATACAAGGTCCAGTTCAGCAATGACAGTCTTACCTGGTGGGGGAGTAAGAATCGCAGCAGTGGGATGGACGCG GTATTTCCTGCCAATTCGGACCCAGAGACACCCGTGCTGAACCTCCTGCCTGAGCCGCAGGTGGCCCGTTTCATTCGCCTGCTGCCCCAGACCTGGCTCCAGGGAGGTGCATCCTGCCTCCGGGCAGAGATCCTGGCCTGCCCAGTCTCAG ATCCTAATGGTCTGTTCCCTGAGGTCCCTGTGCTGGGATCCTCCGACACACTGGACTTCCGGCATCATGATTATAAAGCCATGAGGAAG CTGATGAAGCAGGTGAACGAGCAGTGCCCCAACATCACCCGCGTCTACAGCATCGGGAAGAGCCACCAGGGCCTGAAGCTGTATGTGATGGAAATGTCGGACCAGCCTGGGGAGCATGAGCTGG GAGAGCCTGAGGTGCGCTACGTGGCCGGCATGCATGGGAATGAGGCCCTGGGGCGGGAGTTGCTCCTGCTCCTAATGCAGTTCCTGTGCCGTGAGTTCCTGAGAGGGGACCCGCGGGTGACCCGGCTGCTCACCGAGACGCGCATTCACCTGCTGCCCTCCATGAACCCTGACGGCTATGAGACTGCCTTCCGCCGG GGCTCGGAGCTGGTGGGCTGGGCAGAGGGCCGCTGGAACCATCAGGGCATTGACCTTAACCATAATTTTGCTGACCTCAACACACCACTGTGGGAAGCAGAGGATGATGGGCTGGTGCCTGACACTGTCCCCAACCATCACCTGCCACTGCCTACTTACTACACCCTGCCCAATGCCACT GTGGCTCCTGAAACGTGGGCAGTGATCAAGTGGATGGAACGGATCCCTTTTGTGCTAAGTGCCAACCTCCATGGGGGTGAGCTCGTGGTGTCCTACCCCTTCGACATGACTCGGACTCCGTGGGCCGCCCGTGAACTCACGCCCACCCCAGATGAGGCAGTGTTTCGCTGGCTCAGCACTGTCTATGCTGGCACTAATTGGGCAATGCAGGACCCAGATCGCCGACCCTGCCACAGCCAGGACTTCTCCTCGTATGGCAACATCATCAACGGGGCTGACTGGCACACAGTTCCTGGGA GCATGAATGACTTCAGCTACCTACACACCAACTGCTTTGAGGTCACTGTGGAGCTGTCCTGTGACAAGTTTCCTCATGAGAACGAGCTGCGCCAGGAGTGGGAGAACAACAAAGATGCCCTTCTCACCTACCTGGAACAG GTGCGCATGGGCATTGCCGGAGTTGTGAGGGACAAGGACACGGAGATTGGGATTGCTGATGCTGTCATTGCCGTGGATGGGATTAACCATGATGTAACAACGG CATGGGGCGGGGATTATTGGCGCCTGCTGACCCCAGGGGACTATGTGGTGACTGCCAGTGCTGAGGGCTACCACGCAGCGACTCGGAACTGCCGGGTCACCTTTGAAGAGGGCCCTGTGCCCTGCAATTTCCACCTCACCAAGACTCCCAAACAGAGACTTCGAGAGCTGCTGGCGGCTGGGGCCAAGGTGCCCCCGGACCTTCGGAGGCGGCTGGAGCGACTGAGGGGACAGAATTAA